Proteins found in one Methylobacterium sp. CB376 genomic segment:
- the mntR gene encoding manganese-binding transcriptional regulator MntR — MQHLPHDDAADSPPARDPQDETGLVDAERHSAGFRQVREARRLELVEDYVELIADLIGDTGEARQVDIAARLGVAQPTVAKMLKRLAEDGLVQQRPYRGVFLTEAGRALATESRERHRVVEAFLLALGVSPDVARCDAEGIEHHVSRETLDAFRRFTAGSGDA, encoded by the coding sequence ATGCAGCACCTGCCCCACGACGACGCGGCGGACAGCCCTCCGGCGCGCGACCCCCAGGATGAGACCGGCCTCGTCGACGCCGAGCGGCATTCGGCCGGCTTCCGGCAGGTGCGCGAGGCGCGCCGGCTCGAACTGGTGGAGGATTACGTCGAGCTGATCGCCGACCTGATCGGGGATACGGGCGAGGCCCGGCAGGTGGACATCGCGGCGCGCCTCGGCGTGGCGCAGCCGACCGTCGCCAAGATGCTCAAGCGCCTCGCCGAGGACGGGCTGGTGCAGCAGCGCCCCTACCGGGGCGTCTTCCTGACCGAGGCGGGCCGGGCGCTCGCGACGGAATCGCGCGAGCGCCACCGGGTCGTGGAGGCCTTCCTGCTGGCCCTCGGGGTGAGCCCGGACGTGGCGCGCTGCGACGCCGAGGGCATCGAGCACCATGTCAGCCGCGAGACCCTCGACGCCTTCCGGCGCTTCACGGCCGGGAGCGGCGACGCCTGA
- a CDS encoding RNA polymerase sigma factor, which yields MASATEPSDEALLPRLRARDEAAFRLLVRRHHVRLVAVARGAGLPPEAAEEVVQESWIAAMRNLDGFEERSALRTWLTGIVVNLARKAARARRRTATFSDLAPADAEEDGFDADAFLADGHWRQPPWHWSEVDLERALAGRQVWAAVEAAIAALPPLQASVLRLRDVEGFGARETEGLLGLSEARQRVLLDRARWRVRATFERLTREAPLRSAS from the coding sequence ATGGCGAGCGCGACCGAGCCGAGCGACGAGGCGCTGCTGCCGCGCCTGCGGGCGCGGGACGAGGCGGCCTTCCGGCTGCTGGTGCGGCGCCACCACGTCCGCCTCGTCGCGGTGGCGCGCGGGGCGGGGCTGCCGCCGGAGGCGGCCGAGGAAGTGGTGCAGGAATCCTGGATCGCCGCGATGCGCAACCTCGACGGCTTCGAGGAGCGCTCCGCCCTGCGCACGTGGCTCACCGGCATCGTGGTGAACCTCGCCCGCAAGGCGGCCCGGGCCCGGCGGCGCACGGCCACCTTCTCGGACCTCGCGCCCGCCGACGCGGAGGAGGACGGGTTCGACGCCGACGCCTTCCTGGCCGACGGGCACTGGCGCCAGCCGCCCTGGCACTGGTCGGAGGTCGATCTGGAGCGGGCGCTGGCGGGGCGGCAGGTCTGGGCCGCGGTCGAGGCGGCGATCGCCGCGCTGCCGCCGCTCCAGGCCTCGGTGCTGCGCCTGCGCGACGTCGAGGGCTTCGGGGCGCGGGAGACCGAGGGCCTGCTCGGCCTCAGCGAGGCGCGCCAGCGGGTGCTGCTCGACCGGGCGCGGTGGCGCGTGCGCGCCACCTTCGAGCGCCTGACCCGCGAGGCGCCCCTGCGCAGTGCCTCGTGA
- a CDS encoding MaoC family dehydratase, with protein MKTNPGRFFEDFRLGETIRHATPRTVTTGDVALYTALYGPRFAVQSSDAFARAFGYERAPLDDLLVFHVVFGKTVPDISLNALANLGYAEGRFLRPVYPGETLSSVSEVIGLKESSNRQTGVVYVRSTGYDAGGAPVLTYCRWVLVRKRDPAAAIAEEAVPTLAKAVEAADLAASLPPFDPAAYDTVLAGSPHRFGDYAPGERIDHVDGMTVEEAEHQIATRLYQNTAKVHFDAHAVKETRFGRRLIYGGHVISLARALSFNGLANAFSIVGINAGRHVAPLFAGDTVYAWSEVLAAADLPGRSDVGALRLRTVAAKNQPCGAHPDRAGDGYDPAVILDLDYWALMPK; from the coding sequence ATGAAAACGAATCCGGGCCGGTTCTTCGAGGATTTCCGCCTCGGCGAGACCATCCGCCACGCCACGCCCCGCACCGTGACCACCGGCGACGTGGCGCTTTACACCGCCCTCTACGGGCCGCGCTTCGCGGTGCAATCCTCGGACGCCTTCGCGCGGGCCTTCGGCTACGAGCGGGCGCCCCTCGACGACCTGCTCGTGTTCCACGTCGTCTTCGGCAAGACGGTCCCGGACATCTCCCTCAACGCGCTCGCCAATCTCGGCTACGCGGAGGGCCGCTTCCTGCGGCCGGTCTATCCGGGCGAGACCCTGTCCTCGGTCTCGGAGGTGATCGGCCTCAAGGAGAGTTCGAACCGCCAGACCGGCGTGGTCTACGTGCGCTCGACGGGCTACGACGCGGGCGGGGCGCCCGTCCTGACCTATTGCCGCTGGGTGCTGGTGCGCAAGCGCGACCCCGCCGCGGCGATCGCCGAGGAGGCGGTGCCGACGCTTGCCAAGGCGGTCGAGGCCGCCGACCTGGCCGCCTCCCTGCCGCCCTTCGATCCGGCCGCCTACGACACGGTTCTGGCGGGCAGCCCGCACCGCTTCGGCGACTACGCCCCGGGCGAGCGCATCGACCACGTCGACGGCATGACCGTCGAGGAGGCCGAGCACCAGATCGCCACCCGCCTCTACCAGAACACCGCCAAGGTCCATTTCGACGCGCACGCCGTGAAGGAGACGCGGTTCGGGCGGCGGCTGATCTATGGCGGCCACGTCATCTCGCTGGCGCGGGCGCTCAGCTTCAACGGGCTGGCCAACGCGTTCTCGATCGTGGGGATCAATGCGGGCCGCCACGTGGCGCCGCTCTTCGCGGGCGACACCGTCTACGCCTGGAGCGAGGTGCTCGCCGCCGCCGACCTGCCGGGCCGCAGCGACGTCGGGGCCCTGCGCCTGCGCACGGTCGCGGCCAAGAACCAGCCCTGCGGCGCCCATCCGGACCGCGCCGGGGACGGGTACGACCCCGCGGTCATCCTCGACCTCGATTACTGGGCGCTGATGCCGAAGTGA
- a CDS encoding ABC transporter permease codes for MGETVRETLAKLAGLDREVVAIAWLSLRVSLSAVLIGAGLGIPLGALAAVARFPGRDALVSLLNALMGLPPVIIGLLLYLLLSRSGPLGPLGLLFTPAAMIAAQTVLVTPLVAALARQILADAEAQLGEQLRSLGLGPLRRAAALVHDARFSLVTVVLAAFGRAISEVGAVLVVGGNIAGQTRTMTTAISLETQKGDLPLALALGLVLIGLVVALNAAAALLRGYAARAYG; via the coding sequence ATGGGCGAGACCGTTCGCGAGACGCTGGCGAAGCTGGCGGGCCTCGACCGCGAGGTCGTGGCGATCGCGTGGCTGTCCCTGCGGGTGAGCCTCTCGGCGGTGCTGATCGGGGCGGGGCTCGGCATCCCGCTCGGGGCCCTGGCGGCCGTGGCGCGGTTTCCGGGCCGGGACGCGCTCGTGAGCCTGCTCAACGCCCTCATGGGCCTGCCGCCGGTCATCATCGGACTCCTCCTCTACCTCCTGCTGTCGCGCTCGGGGCCGCTCGGGCCGCTGGGCCTGCTCTTCACCCCCGCCGCCATGATCGCGGCGCAGACCGTCCTGGTCACGCCGCTGGTCGCCGCCCTGGCGCGCCAGATCCTCGCCGACGCGGAGGCGCAACTCGGCGAGCAGCTGCGCTCGCTCGGGCTCGGCCCGCTCCGGCGCGCGGCGGCGCTCGTGCACGACGCGCGCTTCTCCCTGGTCACCGTGGTGCTGGCGGCCTTCGGCCGCGCCATCTCGGAGGTGGGGGCCGTGCTCGTGGTCGGCGGCAACATCGCGGGTCAGACCCGCACCATGACGACGGCGATCTCCCTCGAGACGCAGAAGGGGGACCTGCCCCTCGCCCTCGCCCTCGGCCTCGTGCTGATCGGCCTCGTGGTCGCCCTCAATGCCGCCGCCGCCCTGCTGCGCGGCTACGCGGCGCGGGCCTACGGATGA
- a CDS encoding acyl-CoA dehydrogenase family protein: MLSDDQILIRDTARSFAQARLRPFAAEWDRDSRFPREAVAALGELGFLGMLVPEAYGGSAVDHVSYALAIEEIAAGDGAVSTIMSVHNSVACVPILRFGTEAQKERFLVPLARGAQLGAFCLTEPGAGSDAGAVTARARRVGNRYVLSGTKQFITSGRSADLAIVFAVTDPEAGKRGISAFIVPTATPGYRVARIEHKLGQRASDTAQIVFEDMELTPDLLLGQEGEGLRIALSNLEGGRIGIAAQAVGMARAAFEAALAYAGERETFGQKLTAHQAVAFRLADMATRIEAARLLVHNAARLRDAGQPCLKEAAMAKLFASEMAEAVCSDAIQIHGGYGYLADYPVERIYRDVRVCQIYEGTSDVQRIVISRALTG; this comes from the coding sequence ATGCTGTCAGACGACCAGATCCTCATCCGCGACACGGCCCGCAGCTTCGCGCAGGCGCGCCTGAGGCCCTTCGCGGCGGAGTGGGACCGGGACTCCCGGTTCCCGCGCGAGGCCGTCGCGGCCCTGGGCGAACTCGGCTTCCTGGGCATGCTGGTGCCGGAGGCCTATGGGGGCTCGGCCGTGGACCACGTCTCCTACGCGCTCGCGATCGAGGAGATCGCGGCGGGGGACGGGGCGGTCTCGACCATCATGAGCGTCCACAATTCGGTGGCCTGCGTGCCGATCCTGCGCTTCGGCACCGAGGCGCAGAAGGAGCGTTTCCTGGTGCCGCTGGCGCGGGGCGCGCAGCTCGGCGCCTTCTGCCTGACCGAGCCGGGGGCCGGGTCGGACGCGGGCGCCGTCACGGCGCGGGCGCGGCGCGTCGGCAACCGCTACGTCCTCTCGGGCACCAAGCAGTTCATCACCTCGGGGCGCAGCGCCGACCTCGCCATCGTCTTCGCGGTGACCGATCCGGAGGCCGGCAAGAGGGGCATCTCGGCCTTCATCGTCCCGACCGCCACCCCGGGCTACCGCGTCGCCCGGATCGAGCACAAGCTCGGGCAGCGCGCCTCGGACACCGCCCAGATCGTGTTCGAGGACATGGAGCTGACGCCCGACCTGCTGCTCGGGCAGGAGGGAGAGGGGCTGCGGATCGCCCTCTCCAACCTGGAGGGCGGGCGAATCGGCATCGCCGCCCAGGCGGTCGGCATGGCCCGGGCCGCCTTCGAGGCGGCCCTCGCCTACGCGGGCGAGCGGGAGACCTTCGGGCAGAAGCTCACCGCCCACCAGGCGGTGGCCTTCCGCCTCGCCGACATGGCGACGCGGATCGAGGCGGCGCGGCTCCTCGTGCACAACGCCGCGCGGCTGCGCGATGCCGGGCAGCCCTGCCTGAAGGAGGCCGCGATGGCCAAGCTCTTCGCCTCCGAGATGGCCGAGGCCGTGTGCTCGGACGCGATCCAGATCCACGGCGGCTACGGCTACCTGGCGGATTATCCCGTCGAGCGCATCTACCGGGACGTGCGCGTCTGCCAGATCTACGAGGGCACCAGCGACGTGCAGCGCATCGTGATCAGCCGGGCGCTGACGGGCTGA
- a CDS encoding ATP-binding cassette domain-containing protein, which produces MSPALPILLDGLSFRAGGRTILDRVSLRIEEPGITALIGPNGAGKSVLLRLLDGLLPLSAGAVRIGPGGAPARRAFVFQRPGLVRASAGHNIRLALAAAGWRRAEARARCRAALALVGLADRARDPATRLSGGEQQRLALARAWAVAPDLLLLDEPTANLDPAAAERVEQVVAGMAREGVKVLLVSHHLGQVARLARDVVVLSGGRVAEHGPVSQVLTHPRAPETRAYLAGELPWTAFAACSA; this is translated from the coding sequence ATGAGCCCGGCCCTGCCGATCCTCCTCGACGGCCTGTCGTTCCGCGCCGGGGGGCGCACCATCCTCGACCGCGTCAGCCTGCGCATCGAGGAGCCGGGCATCACCGCGCTGATCGGGCCGAACGGGGCGGGCAAGAGCGTGCTGCTGCGCCTCCTCGACGGGCTTCTGCCCCTGAGCGCCGGCGCGGTGCGGATCGGGCCGGGCGGGGCACCCGCCCGGCGCGCCTTCGTGTTCCAGCGGCCCGGCCTCGTGCGGGCGAGCGCCGGGCACAACATCCGCCTCGCCCTCGCGGCGGCCGGCTGGCGCCGGGCCGAGGCGCGGGCGCGCTGCCGCGCGGCCCTCGCCCTGGTCGGGCTCGCGGACCGGGCGCGGGATCCGGCGACGCGGCTCTCGGGGGGCGAGCAGCAGCGCCTCGCCCTGGCCCGCGCCTGGGCGGTGGCGCCGGACCTCTTGCTCCTCGACGAGCCCACCGCCAACCTCGACCCGGCCGCGGCCGAGCGGGTCGAGCAGGTGGTCGCCGGGATGGCGCGGGAGGGCGTGAAGGTGCTCCTCGTCTCGCACCATCTCGGGCAGGTGGCGCGGCTCGCCCGCGACGTCGTGGTCCTGTCGGGCGGGCGGGTGGCGGAGCACGGCCCGGTCTCGCAAGTCCTCACCCATCCCCGCGCGCCCGAGACCCGGGCCTACCTCGCCGGAGAATTGCCGTGGACCGCCTTCGCCGCCTGTTCTGCCTGA
- a CDS encoding YggT family protein, protein MRSLLWLIDNVITLYVYLLIASAVLSWLVAFNVVNVRNPIVSQIEDFLFRVTDPALRPIRRILPNLGGIDISPIILVLLLFFLRNLMFELFATLA, encoded by the coding sequence ATGCGCTCGCTTCTCTGGCTCATCGACAACGTCATCACGCTCTACGTCTATCTCCTGATCGCGAGCGCGGTCCTGAGCTGGCTCGTCGCCTTCAACGTCGTGAACGTCCGCAACCCCATCGTCTCCCAGATCGAGGATTTCCTGTTCCGGGTGACCGATCCGGCGCTGCGGCCGATCCGGCGCATCCTGCCGAATCTCGGCGGGATCGACATCTCGCCGATCATCCTCGTCCTGCTCCTGTTCTTCCTGCGCAACCTGATGTTCGAACTCTTCGCGACGCTGGCCTGA
- a CDS encoding substrate-binding domain-containing protein, with protein MDRLRRLFCLTLAAWLAAAPARAGESITVASTTSTEQSGLFGHLLPRFTEATGIGVRVVALGTGQALDVGRRGDADVVFVHDQPAEEAFVRDGFGVERFPVMYNDFVVIGPRDDPAGIAGRDVAQAFRKIAAARAPFVSRGDRSGTHAAELRMWREAGLDLGAVRGEWYKEIGQGMGPALNAAAATNAYLLADRGTWLAFKNRQDLKVLVEGDPRLFNQYGVILVNPAKHPHVKARAGQAFIDWLVSPAGQGVIAGYRIGGEPLFVPNAGT; from the coding sequence GTGGACCGCCTTCGCCGCCTGTTCTGCCTGACTCTCGCCGCCTGGCTCGCCGCCGCGCCGGCGCGCGCCGGGGAGAGCATCACGGTCGCCTCGACGACCTCGACCGAGCAGTCGGGCCTGTTCGGTCACCTGCTGCCGCGCTTCACCGAGGCGACCGGAATCGGCGTGCGGGTGGTCGCCCTCGGCACCGGTCAGGCCCTCGACGTCGGCCGCCGCGGCGACGCGGACGTGGTCTTCGTTCACGATCAGCCCGCCGAGGAGGCCTTCGTGCGCGACGGCTTCGGCGTGGAGCGCTTCCCCGTGATGTACAACGACTTCGTGGTGATCGGGCCGAGGGACGACCCGGCGGGGATCGCCGGGCGGGACGTCGCCCAGGCCTTCCGCAAGATCGCCGCCGCGAGGGCGCCCTTCGTCTCGCGCGGGGACCGCTCGGGCACGCACGCCGCGGAGCTCAGGATGTGGCGGGAGGCCGGGCTCGACCTCGGCGCGGTGCGGGGCGAGTGGTACAAGGAGATCGGCCAGGGCATGGGCCCGGCGCTCAACGCCGCCGCCGCGACCAACGCCTACCTGCTCGCCGACCGCGGCACCTGGCTCGCCTTCAAGAACCGCCAGGACCTCAAGGTCCTGGTCGAGGGCGACCCGCGCCTGTTCAACCAGTACGGCGTGATCCTGGTCAATCCGGCCAAGCACCCGCACGTGAAGGCGCGCGCGGGTCAGGCCTTCATCGACTGGCTGGTCTCCCCCGCCGGGCAGGGCGTGATCGCGGGCTACCGGATCGGCGGCGAGCCGCTCTTCGTCCCCAATGCCGGGACGTGA
- a CDS encoding carboxypeptidase M32: MDAYRSLAEGFGRIAALEGAAGILDWDSRTQMPDGAAEGRADQLAALQGLIHDLLTAPALDEELARAEEEPLDPGARANLREMRRVRRHAAAVPRDLVEANARAVMRAEMVWREARARSDFALLAPHLAEVLRLQREIGAAKGAALGLSPYDALLDAYDPGLRRGLIEPLFAELRAVLPGLIEAVRARQAAAPPALPLPGPFPVETQRAVGLALMGAAGFDFRRGRLDVSLHPFCGGAADDVRITTRYDERDVMRALMGVLHETGHALYEQGRPAAWRGQPAGQARGMSLHESQSLIIEMQAGRSPEFLSFLAPLLGRHFAGEGPAWSAANLTRLATAVSPGLIRVDADEVTYPAHILLRTELEIAMIAGDLAVADLPEAFAAGMRDLLGLAVPNDALGCLQDIHWPGGSFGYFPTYTLGAMMAAQLFAAACAAEPGIRPGLARGDFAPLVGWLRRHVHERASLLDTQDLLVAATGQPLSSAPFLGHLRQRYLGEADAG, from the coding sequence ATGGACGCATATCGCTCCCTCGCGGAGGGTTTCGGGCGGATCGCGGCGCTGGAGGGCGCCGCGGGCATCCTCGACTGGGATTCCCGCACCCAGATGCCGGACGGGGCCGCGGAGGGCCGCGCCGACCAGCTCGCCGCCCTGCAGGGGCTGATCCACGACCTCCTGACCGCCCCGGCCCTCGACGAGGAGCTCGCCCGGGCCGAGGAGGAGCCCCTCGACCCCGGTGCGCGGGCCAACCTGCGCGAGATGCGCCGGGTGCGCCGGCACGCCGCGGCGGTCCCGCGCGACCTCGTGGAGGCCAATGCCCGCGCGGTGATGCGGGCCGAGATGGTGTGGCGGGAGGCGCGGGCGCGGTCGGATTTCGCCCTGCTCGCGCCCCACCTCGCCGAGGTGCTGCGGCTCCAGCGCGAAATCGGCGCGGCCAAGGGCGCGGCCCTCGGCCTCTCGCCCTACGACGCGCTCCTCGACGCCTACGACCCGGGCCTGCGGCGCGGCCTGATCGAGCCGCTCTTCGCCGAGCTGCGCGCCGTCCTGCCGGGGCTGATCGAGGCCGTCCGCGCGCGCCAGGCGGCGGCCCCGCCCGCGCTGCCGCTCCCGGGCCCCTTCCCGGTGGAGACCCAGCGGGCGGTGGGGCTCGCGCTGATGGGGGCCGCGGGCTTCGACTTCCGGCGCGGGCGCCTCGACGTCAGCCTGCACCCGTTCTGCGGCGGCGCCGCCGACGACGTGCGCATCACCACCCGCTACGACGAGCGCGACGTGATGCGGGCGCTGATGGGCGTGCTGCACGAGACCGGGCACGCGCTCTACGAACAGGGCCGACCGGCGGCGTGGCGGGGCCAGCCGGCCGGGCAGGCCCGCGGCATGAGCCTGCACGAGAGCCAGTCGCTGATCATCGAGATGCAGGCCGGCCGCTCGCCCGAATTCCTGAGCTTCCTCGCCCCCCTGCTCGGCCGGCACTTCGCCGGCGAGGGGCCCGCCTGGAGCGCCGCGAACCTGACCCGCCTCGCGACCGCGGTCTCGCCCGGCCTCATCCGGGTCGATGCCGACGAGGTCACCTATCCGGCCCATATCCTGCTGCGGACGGAGCTGGAGATCGCGATGATCGCGGGCGACCTCGCGGTCGCCGACCTGCCCGAGGCCTTCGCCGCCGGAATGCGCGACCTCCTCGGCCTCGCGGTGCCGAACGATGCCCTCGGCTGCCTGCAGGACATCCACTGGCCGGGCGGCTCCTTCGGCTATTTCCCGACCTACACGCTCGGGGCGATGATGGCCGCGCAGCTCTTCGCGGCGGCCTGCGCGGCGGAACCCGGGATCCGGCCCGGCCTCGCGCGGGGGGATTTCGCGCCCCTCGTCGGCTGGCTGCGCCGCCACGTGCACGAGCGGGCGAGCCTCCTCGACACGCAGGACCTCCTCGTGGCGGCGACCGGCCAGCCCCTCTCCAGCGCGCCGTTCCTGGGCCACCTGCGGCAGCGCTATCTCGGGGAGGCGGACGCCGGGTGA
- a CDS encoding CaiB/BaiF CoA transferase family protein codes for MTPPAPPAATGPLAGLRLVEFAGIGPGPFAAMLLADLGADILRVDRPGGADPYSRHVLTRSRRTVTADLKAPGDRARVLACLDEADALIEGFRPGVMERLGLGPEVVLARNPRLVYGRMTGWGQEGPLAARAGHDLTYIAVTGALAAIGPESHPVPPLNLVGDFGGGALYLAMGILAGILSARRTGHGQVVDCAICDGAASLMAMASDFAAQGLGTQAREANLLDGGTAYYRTYACADGRFVALAALEPHFFAEFRRRVGLEDDPAFDDRDGAALHRRLEALFLTRTRDAWCRLLEDTDSCLAPVLTLSEAPSHPHLAARGTYLEVDGVMQPAPAPRFSRSPAAIRRDLPATSLEAVAAAWRGAAP; via the coding sequence ATGACCCCGCCTGCCCCGCCCGCCGCGACCGGGCCCCTCGCGGGGCTGCGCCTCGTCGAGTTCGCCGGGATCGGCCCCGGCCCCTTCGCGGCCATGCTGCTCGCCGATCTCGGCGCCGACATCCTGCGCGTCGACCGGCCCGGCGGGGCCGATCCCTATTCCCGCCACGTGCTGACCCGCTCGCGCCGCACCGTCACGGCGGACCTCAAGGCGCCGGGCGACCGCGCCCGCGTGCTCGCCTGCCTCGACGAGGCCGACGCGCTGATCGAGGGCTTTCGCCCCGGCGTGATGGAGCGGCTCGGCCTCGGGCCGGAGGTGGTCCTCGCCCGCAACCCGCGGCTCGTCTACGGGCGGATGACCGGCTGGGGCCAGGAGGGGCCGCTCGCGGCGCGCGCCGGGCACGACCTCACCTACATCGCGGTGACCGGGGCCCTCGCGGCGATCGGGCCGGAGAGCCACCCGGTGCCGCCCCTCAACCTCGTCGGCGATTTCGGCGGCGGCGCGCTCTACCTCGCGATGGGGATCCTGGCCGGGATCCTCTCGGCCCGGCGGACGGGGCACGGGCAGGTGGTGGATTGCGCCATCTGCGACGGCGCCGCCTCGCTGATGGCGATGGCGAGCGACTTCGCGGCCCAGGGCCTCGGCACGCAGGCGCGGGAAGCCAACCTGCTCGACGGCGGCACGGCCTATTACCGGACCTACGCCTGCGCGGATGGCCGCTTCGTCGCCCTCGCGGCGCTGGAGCCGCACTTCTTCGCCGAGTTCCGGCGCCGGGTCGGGCTGGAGGACGATCCCGCCTTCGACGACCGCGACGGCGCGGCCCTGCACCGGCGGCTCGAGGCCCTGTTCCTGACCCGGACCCGCGACGCGTGGTGCCGCCTGCTGGAGGACACCGATTCCTGCCTCGCCCCCGTCCTCACCCTGAGCGAGGCGCCGTCCCACCCGCACCTCGCGGCCCGCGGGACCTACCTGGAGGTCGACGGGGTGATGCAGCCGGCCCCCGCGCCGCGCTTCTCGCGCAGCCCGGCGGCGATCCGCCGGGACCTGCCCGCGACCAGCCTGGAAGCGGTGGCGGCGGCGTGGCGCGGCGCGGCACCCTGA
- a CDS encoding zf-HC2 domain-containing protein: protein MPMMRCREVAERAGAVLDREADLPTRLRVRLHLAACAPCRRFLAQMRAARALLRGAAPPPLDPAREEALVARVLGGEPRGDEGA, encoded by the coding sequence ATGCCGATGATGCGATGCCGCGAGGTGGCGGAGCGGGCCGGGGCGGTGCTCGACCGTGAGGCGGACCTGCCGACCCGGCTGCGGGTGCGGCTGCACCTCGCCGCCTGCGCGCCCTGCCGCCGCTTCCTCGCGCAGATGCGGGCCGCCCGCGCCCTGCTGCGCGGCGCCGCGCCGCCGCCCCTCGACCCGGCCCGGGAGGAGGCCCTCGTCGCCCGGGTCCTGGGTGGGGAGCCCCGCGGCGACGAGGGCGCCTGA
- a CDS encoding flagellin N-terminal helical domain-containing protein, whose product MTSLLTNSAAMTALTTLKLINANLDTTSNRVSTGQRVSAAADNAAYWSIATAVRSDNASLGAVKDSLGLGASAVGTAYNGINSIISDLQNIRAKLQTALQGGTDRSKVQTEISAIQNKMKATADSSVSNGVNWLSVDSSATNARFRPVESVVAGFARNAAGTVSFSTIDVNVNAIKLYDVNATSITSAATQAQFTAGQSLTGTPLFTNGTADFSGTNEVNFTLQIDRLGTAGGAAGTAAGAYGGKVNIVLNNSTLITAANDRSKVTTDEFLRAINNVIGASTLPQTGAGGSAVAITTGGLKGLITAALDSSGRLVFRTTDTGATLTATLTVGTATAGNTLKDFGFGTTAGLAATGKGTDAGTTTARGIIDTSVGSYDASFGGGSYSIANFDISKLVGTAGDSNLKDIIAAVDKALAAVTDAGTKLGAGKNQIEGQTSFVDSLMKANTATIGTLVDADIEEESTKLKALQTQQQLAVQALSIANSSGQALLTLFR is encoded by the coding sequence TTGACGAGCCTGCTGACCAACTCCGCCGCGATGACGGCGTTGACCACGCTGAAGTTGATCAACGCGAACCTCGACACCACGAGCAACCGGGTGTCGACGGGCCAGCGCGTCTCGGCCGCGGCCGACAACGCCGCCTACTGGTCGATCGCGACCGCGGTGCGCTCCGACAACGCCTCGCTCGGCGCCGTGAAGGACTCGCTCGGCCTGGGGGCCTCCGCGGTGGGGACGGCCTATAACGGCATCAATAGCATCATCTCGGACCTGCAGAACATCCGGGCCAAGCTGCAGACCGCCCTCCAGGGCGGGACCGATCGCAGCAAGGTGCAGACCGAGATCTCCGCCATCCAGAACAAGATGAAGGCCACGGCCGACTCGTCCGTGTCGAACGGAGTGAACTGGCTGTCGGTGGATTCCTCGGCCACGAACGCGCGGTTTCGTCCGGTGGAGAGCGTGGTGGCGGGCTTCGCGCGCAATGCCGCCGGCACCGTCTCGTTCTCGACCATCGACGTCAACGTGAACGCGATCAAGCTCTACGACGTCAACGCGACCAGCATCACCTCGGCGGCGACCCAGGCGCAGTTCACGGCAGGCCAGTCGCTCACCGGGACGCCGCTCTTCACGAACGGGACGGCCGACTTCTCGGGCACGAACGAGGTCAACTTCACCCTCCAGATCGACCGGCTCGGCACCGCGGGTGGGGCGGCCGGAACGGCCGCGGGCGCCTATGGCGGCAAGGTGAACATCGTCCTGAACAATTCGACGCTGATAACGGCGGCAAACGATCGCTCGAAGGTCACGACGGACGAATTCCTGAGAGCCATCAACAACGTCATCGGCGCGAGCACGTTGCCCCAGACGGGAGCCGGCGGCTCCGCGGTGGCGATCACGACGGGCGGGCTGAAGGGCCTGATCACCGCCGCCCTCGATTCCTCGGGCCGGCTGGTCTTCCGCACCACGGATACCGGCGCGACCCTGACCGCCACCCTGACCGTCGGGACCGCCACGGCGGGCAACACGCTGAAGGATTTCGGCTTCGGCACGACGGCGGGGCTCGCGGCCACCGGCAAGGGCACGGATGCGGGAACCACCACGGCCCGCGGCATCATCGACACGAGCGTCGGCAGCTACGATGCCTCCTTCGGCGGCGGCAGCTACTCGATCGCCAATTTCGACATTTCGAAGCTGGTCGGGACGGCCGGCGACAGCAACCTCAAGGACATTATCGCGGCCGTCGACAAGGCCCTGGCGGCGGTCACCGATGCCGGCACCAAGCTCGGCGCGGGCAAGAACCAGATCGAAGGCCAGACGAGCTTCGTCGACTCGCTCATGAAGGCGAACACCGCCACGATCGGCACCCTGGTCGACGCCGACATCGAGGAGGAATCGACGAAGCTGAAGGCGCTGCAGACGCAGCAGCAACTCGCCGTCCAGGCGCTCAGCATCGCGAATTCCTCAGGGCAAGCCCTGCTCACCCTGTTCCGCTAA
- a CDS encoding DUF167 family protein, with product MTRPWRLLTDGLEVRVRATPRGGRDAVEGIETRADGLPVLKVRVRAAPEDGAANAAIRAVLAEALGCPARAVTLAAGATARVKLFRVAGDGQALAARIGALLGP from the coding sequence ATGACCCGGCCCTGGCGCCTCCTGACGGACGGGCTCGAAGTGCGGGTGCGGGCGACCCCGCGGGGCGGCCGCGACGCCGTCGAGGGGATCGAGACCCGCGCGGACGGCCTGCCGGTCCTCAAGGTCCGGGTGCGGGCAGCCCCCGAGGACGGGGCCGCCAACGCGGCGATCCGCGCCGTCCTCGCGGAGGCGCTCGGCTGCCCCGCCCGCGCCGTCACCCTGGCGGCGGGCGCCACCGCGCGGGTGAAGCTCTTCCGCGTGGCCGGCGACGGCCAGGCCCTGGCTGCCCGCATCGGCGCCCTGCTCGGGCCCTGA